From the genome of Silvibacterium dinghuense:
GCATCGTCAGAGCATGCCGTGGCGGAGTACCCCAGACTTCCACAGTTATGGATGGCAGTCCAGTCTCATGGACATTGGACCTCGACCGCACTTGTCCTCATTGCAATGCTGGCTCTTGCCTGTCTGGTTATGCTGCATTGGGCTAAGCGGGAAAAGAAGGTGGCCGAAACGAATACCACCACAAGGCCGTTGATCGGTCCTCCTGGCCTCTTTCTTCAGCCCGCGTTTTCTCCTGACGGACAGCAACTGGCCTACACCTGGCGCTCCAACCGGGATTCTCATCAGAGTGTTTATGTGCAGCGTGTCTCCAGTGGTGATCGTCGCCTGTTGGCCGATACTGGCCAGGATGATTATTCGCCTGCATGGTCACCGCGCGGCTCAGAGATAGCCTTCCTTCACTCGCTTGGGGATAATCTACCGCTCCAAATCCTCGCAGTGGATGCGAAGAACCCCGCCCTGCGCCGAATCATCGGTACGATCTGCGGAGCCAATGATGCTTTCCGCTATCCTCCAGCATTATCGTGGTCGCCAGATGCTGCTATGCTCGTTACCACTGACTGCGACAATGCTGCCGGCGGTCCATCGCTTGCACGGATCTCTGTAGCTACCGGAAAAAAGCAGGAACTTACTCACGCGCCTCCACGCACCGTCGATGACCAGGCTGAGTTCTCTCCCGATGGCCGATGGATAGCCTTTCGGCGCTCGCAAGGCGACTCTTCCGATGCTATCTATCTGATTGCTTCAACTGGTGGGCAGGAGCGCCGGCTTACCTCGGATTCCAATCCCATTGACGGCCTTGCATGGTCGCCCGATGGGACTCGTATTTTTTTCTCATCCGGTCGCGCCACCAGCCTCGGCAGTATTTGGAGCCTTCCTGTTGGCGGCGGTTCGCCCACTGCTGTGACTACTCCTCTCACTCACACCTCTTCGCCCGCAGTCTCTCCAGTCGGTCGTCTCATGGCTTATGTCGATTCGCCCAACAACGCTTCAGTCTGGCGCCTCAGCCTGAATGCGCAGCATGATCTCGAGCCTTTTATTAGTTCAACTTTTTTTGACGCCAGTGCGGTGTATTCGCCAGACGGCAAGCGTATCGCTTTTCGCAGCGATCGTTCTGGTGCCAACGAGTTATGGGTATGCAATAGCGATGGCAGTCAACCGCAGGAAATCACGCACTTCGATGGACCGATGACAGGTTCGCCGCGCTGGTCACCGGACGGCCGCTCCATAGCCTTCGATTCCCGCGCGCGAGGTCGCTCGGATATCTTCGTAATCAGTGTAAGTGGCGGTCAGCCTACTCGCCTCACAGATTCAAGTGCCACGGGTTCTGACAACGTGGTGCCCGCCTGGTCTCACGATGGAAGAACTCTCTACTTCAGCTCAAATCGCTCTGGCGCATGGCAGGTCTGGCGTCACAACCTGAGAAGCGGAGCTGAGTCCCAGATAACGATGCATGGCGGCTTCGACGCAATGGAGACGGGAGATGGGTGCGCGCTCATTTACGTCGGAGATATGAACCAGAATATCTTGCATCGTCTTTCCTTATCGTCCGCAGGAAGGGATGTAGAGATCGCTTCACTGGGGCCTGGCTTATGGCATCCCTGGACGATTACCCGGGATTATCTTTATTACGTGAAGCGTGCTCCTTTTTCGAACGGAACCACACTCGTTCGCATGGAACTAGGCTCGCATAAATCGCAGATCATCGATGTTCTCCCACAGGCTATTAATGACAGCATTTCTGTGTCGCCGGATGAGCATCAGCTCCTCTTTGCCCGTCGCTCCACTACAAACAGCAGCATTATGATTCTCGACGGCTGGAATTGATCCAAGCACTTTTGCAAGCGAGCTGCGCCAAGATGAGATTGTTGGTACTGTTACTCGCGCGCATTTCGCCAATCGCAGCACGTTATCCTTAGCCCGCGTAAAGGTACAGGCTAGCCGCAAATTTCAGGCTCTGCGGGGTCATGCAGGAAGCAGATAATGCTGAATAAGCCAATCATCAGCATGATGATAAAAAGCGATGCCGCGCGCCAGCCTGCGAAGCTGTGTAGGATGCCGGCCAGATAGCTCACGAGGAAGATCCCGAGGTTGCTCATCATCCAGTAAATCCCGATGGCGAAGCTCATGTGCTCCTCGGATACGGATTGATCCAGCACATAGAACGTCATGGCCAGGGTGGGAAACTGGAAGAAGCCGATGAGGCTTCCCGCGATATATCCGTGCAATGGGCTATCCGCAAAGAGACAGGGATAGATCAGGCATGTGGCGGGGAGAATGCAGGCGAAGAATGCGCTGCGCATGCCGAGGAGCCGGTCAAGTATGGGCGGCAGCAGCAGAGAACCTGCGATCCCGGCAAAGATAGTCAGACTGCTGGCCAACCCTGCCGCCTGTGCAGGGAAGCCGCGCCCCTGCCAGAGAGCCGCGATCCACGTGAGGATGGCGTTGAAGCAGCCTTGCCCGAGGAAGCCTCCGACGCAGAGAAGCACCAGGTTGCGGTTGCGCAGAAGGTGAATGGTCGAAGATGGGCGAGGCGTGGCGATCTGTACAGTTGGAGATGCGCCGGAGACAGAGAAGGAAAAGAGTATGCAGAGGAGAATCGCCGTGACTGCGAGCATGGGCATCGTTCCGCGATAGCCCACGTTCTGCATGAGCCACGGCGCGGCGAAGAAGGAAAGGCCGATTCCTGCGAAGAGAAAGACGGTGCACAGATCGGTGAGCCGCTTCCTGTCCTCTTCGGCGCAGTGCGCAGCTAGAAAGCTGGACATGGGTGCGAGGACGAACGGAATGCTGAGGCCGATGCTGAACTGGCAGGTGATCAGCAGCGCGAAGTTGTCGTGAAAGACGCGCAGCAGCGAGAAAAATGCAATGGATGTGAGCCCGGATCGAATGCTGCGAGCAAAACCGATGCGGTCGGCAATCGCGCCTGCGGCTCCGGAGATGAGCGCGCTGGACAATGGGAAGATGAGAACCGTCCAGGCTGCGGTATTCAGCGTGACATGGTATCGCTGCGCGAGAACAGGTAGCAGCGGTGCGAAGAAATAACTGAGGAACTGCGTAAGCGCAATCGCCAACAGATAGCCTGCCATCGCCGGTCCGCGGCCTGTCGAGCGAAATGTCCTGGCTGCAGGCATATCTTTCACTGCGGATGGATGGAGACGCTCTCAGTGTAGCTGCTGCCATGCAAAATACGATGAATCAAGCGTCAGGGCTTTTTCTGCGTGCAGGCACGGCCTGTTTTTTCGCAGAGACTTCCATATCCTTATCGAACAACGCCGTGACGTGTGCGACGAGCATCTTCTGCAGCTCCTCGATGACAGCATCGCCTTCCGCGGGCTTCAGAGACACGGCGAGATTTGCGATGCTGCCGATGGTGTCGACGCAGACGAGGAAGCAGGGGAGCGCACGCTGCCTCTGCCGCGGAGTCAGAAACGGCTTGGAAGCGTGATAAAGAATCTCGGCGGTGCGGCGGCTGTCGGCGATGCTGAGCTCGGTCAGGGATTTGTTGTAGAGCGATCCCGTCCACAGGTTGATCAGCGAGGGGGAGCTGCGGAGAAATTTGTAGTAATCGTTCACAATGCTGCCGATTAAGGCGATCAGCTCCCGTGTGCTCTTCACCTGCGCCACACGTGCGGAGAGATCTGTTTCGATCAGCGTGGAGTAGCGTTCCACGATGGTGCGGATGATGGCTTCGCGATTAGGAAAATACATGTAGAGCGAGCCGATAGGCACTTCAGCCTGCTCGGCGATCTCGCGCATCTTGAGCGCGCCGGTGCCATTTCTGGCGATCAGGGCTTCGGCGGCGAGGAGAATCTGGTTGACGGTCGCTTTGCTGCGATCCTGCGAGGGCAGCCTCCTCGGCTTCACTGTGGTGGTCATAGTCTCGATTCAGTATCCATGAACGGGGGCTCCCTCGTATCTTTGGCGCCCACAACATCTGGCGCATAACCGTGGTAGGCGGGAGGATTCAAGAAGAATTCATCCTGAGGAGAAAGTATGAAACCGGTGCGCGTCTAGAATAATCCGAGTGTTGCTCATGTTGTTGTGGAAATGAGCCTGGTGACATGAAGAGCTTGTCCACGCGTGTTCCATCGATGATGCTGGCTGCTGTTTTCGCAGCTCTGTCTGCGCAGGCTGTGATGGCTCAGGCTGGCGACACTCCAGTGCGTATCAACCAAATTCAGGTCATCGGTTCGCACAACAGCTATCATGCGGGGCTGCTGCCGGGGATTGCGAAGCTGCTCGAGGCGAAGAATCCCGAGGTATTTCGTACACTCGATTACTCGCATCCACCGCTCGAAGTACAGCTCGATCACGGCATCCGGCAGATCGAGCTGGATATTTATGCCGACAGCAAGGGCGGCCTGTACGCGCATCCATTCGGGCCGAAGCTGGTTGCAGAAGCTGGTCTGCCGGCTGATCCCGATCCATATCCGCATGGTGAGATGCTGCAGCCGGGCTTCAAGGTCATGCACGTGCAGGATATCGATTACGCCAGCAACTGCCAGCCGTTCATTACCTGCCTGCGCATCGTTAAACAGTGGTCTGAAGCACATCCCGCGCATGTGCCGATCTTCATCTTGGTGGAGACGGTGCAGGAGGTCCCCGACGACAAGCTGCCATGGACGAAGCCCGAGGCTTTCACGCCGGCGCTCTTCGATGCGTTGGATGCGGAGATCCGCTCTGTCTTCCACGACAGCGAAATGATTACGCCTGACCAGGTACGCGGGCGCTCTGCCACGCTCAATGCGTCCATTTTGCATCACGGCTGGCCGACGCTCAAGCAGGCGCGCGGCAAGGTGATCTTCCTCATGGATCAGAAGCCGGTTGGGCCCATTTATCTGCAGGGGCATCCTGGACTGCGCGGCCGCGTACTCTTCACAAATGCAACCCCGGGCGATCCGGATGCTGCGTTTGTCGAGCAGAATGACGACAGCGCGAAGCAGATCAATGCGCTGGTGCGCCAGGGATATCTGGTTCGCGCGCGCGCGGACGAGGACACCGTGCAGGCGCGCACGAACGACACGCGCCGGCGCGACGAGGTCATGCGCAGCGGCGCGCAGATGATCAGCACCGACTATCCAGCTGCCGAGCCCTCGCGCTGGACCAAGTATTCCGTGGCTCTTCCCGGGGATGCTGCTGCGCGTTGCAATCCAGTAAATGCGCCGGCGCATTGCGTGGATGCGCAGATGGAAGCGCCTCGGTAGACGTAACAGGCTCTCGAGTAGCGAGGAACGATTGGTGGCTAACTTTTTGTTGTTTCGATATTCACATCGCGTTTAAGTAAAAATGCGAGCATTGTTCAGATTCATATTTGCTTTGCTGTTCTGCTTGTTTCCTGGAGGAAGATGATGCGTTCGCTTTTGCGCCATAGCCTTGGCTGCGTGGCAGCCCTGTGCCTGTTGTTTGCCGCGCCGGTTCTCTTTGCGCAGTCTACGCAGTCCACCATTCTTGGCACGGTCACCGATCCGAGCGGCGCGGTGGTACCGGGCGTTCGGATTCGGATCACCAACACGGACCAGGGCACAAGCGCGAGCTATGCCACAAATCGCGCTGGTGCTTTCCAGGTACAGAATCTTCTCCCGGGCAAGTACACCCTGGAGGCGAGCAGGGACGGCTTCGAAACGAAGCTGGTGGAAGATCTGCAGCTGACTGCGCGCCAACAGCTTCGCGTGGATGTGAACCTGGTGGTTGGTTCGGCGCACCAGGAAGTGATCGTGGACGCCAGCTCCGCAGGCGCAATCGAAACTGAATCACCATCCATTGCCGCGACACTCAGCACGCAGAGCGTGATGAGCCTGCCGGCGAACTACCGCGCCAGCGGCAGCACCAGTCCGCTCAACCTGATCCAGGCGCTGCCGGGCGTGCAGCCCGATACGGCGACTGGAACCACGAGCCCGACGGCAAATGGAACGCCGACGGTCAGCTTTTCGGTGCAGGGCGGTCAGCCTTTCCAGACGGAGACCTCGGTCGACGGTATCTCGACGCAGAGCATGCGGAACAACACGCCGCTCTCCGATGCGTTTCCTTCGGCGGAGTCGGTGTCTGAAATTCGTGTCGACGGCGTGGATAACAATGCGGAGTTCGGCCAGGCGGGCGAGGTCACGACGGTGACGAAGAGCGGCACGAATCAGTATCACGGCTCGTTCTTCTGGTACCACCAGAACCGTGCTCTTGACGCGGTGGCTTACGGTACGCCGACGGATGCGGCGGGGCAGCCGGAGAAGCCGCAGAAGATCGGCAATGACTTCGGCGCGAGTGTCGGCGGACCGCTGGTGTTGCCCCGCCTGTACGACGGTCATGACAAAACCTTTTTCTTCGGTACGTACGAGGGTTTCCGCTTTCCGCGGCAGTCGACGATTCAGGATCTCGTGCCCACGCAGCTGATGCAGGAAGGCAACTTCAGCGAGGAGGTTCCGAACGGCTCGCTCTACGATGCCTACACCGGCGGCGTCTACGCGAATAACATCGTTACGCCGATTAATGCTTCGGCGAATCCGTTCCTGAAGTTCTTTCCGCTGCCGAACGTCGGGAACTATCAGACCGTCGAGGCGGCGGAGGCTGGTCCTGGTTACAACTACGCAGCGAACCGAGACAGCGGCTATAACTCGAACCAGGGAGACGCACGCATCGATCATCGCTTCGGCGACAGGCTGCAGGCCTTCGCGCGTTATACCTATAAGGACATCACGCTGCTCGATCCGCAGGATCTGAATGTCACTTCCGTGACGGATTTCGATAACTATCGCATTCTGGCCAGCTCATTTATCTACACCATTACGCCGAGCCTGGTGGATGAATTCCGCTTCGGCTTTACCTACGAGCGCAACGGCCTGAAGAATGCGTTGGACGGAGCTCCGTATACGAATGCGGCCGGCTTTGATTCGGTGGGATCGAATTACCCGGTTGACGGCATGACGGAGATCTATTTCCCCAATCTCACCATGCTCGCAGCCGGCAACATTAACCAGACATCTCGCAGCCATTTATTCCAGTACACGGATAACCTGACGTGGAACAAGGGATCGCACACGGCGAAGTTTGGATTCGACATTCGCACGCTGCAATCGCTGACGACGCTGGGTACGGCGGATCTCAATAACGTTTCTGTCTTTATCTTCACCGGTAACTTCACAGGAGCGCTGATTGGTAATGATTATCCGAATGCGCAGTATGCGGACTTTCTTGCCGGTATCCCTGCGGAGACACAGTATTACGGACTGACTCCGCAGAATGACGGCAGGTCGACTTACTACGCGGGTTATGTGCAGGATCAGTGGAAAGCGTTGCCGACCTTGACCTTCTCATATGGCATCCGCTACGAATTTCACCCGGCGTATCACGATGCGGATGGGGCGATCGGCAATTTCGATCCGGCGAATGCCCAGACTGGTGCGGTGATTTATCCCGACGGCTACAAGAGCCTTCTCGATCCGACCTTTCTGGCCAGCTTCGATGCCTGTGGTTATGGCCCCGCGACGACGGACTTTGCCGCCTGTACGCCGGTGCTTTCGAACAGCCAGGCGCATCTGCCGAACAGCCTGAGGAAGTCGGTGAAGGATCGCTTCCTGCCGCGCTTCGGCTTTGCGTGGCGGCCCTTCAACGACGATAAGACTGCGGTACGCGGCGGCTTCGGTGTATATAACACTACGCTGCTTGGCAGCATCTTCTTCTCGATGACGGACACGCTGCAGGCCGCGACCCTGGTGTATCAGAACGGCATCAACTCCAGCACCGGCGCGCTCGATTATGCGTGGCCGCAGACCAGCCCGGTGTCGGCGACGAACACGCCGGACTACGGCACGGCGAGCTTCGGTACGGCGAACGAGATCAACTGGAAGGATCCGTACTCGATGCAGTGGAACCTTTCGATCGATCACGAGTTCAAGGGCGATATCGGAACGCGCATCTCCTACATCGCGATGAAGACCGATGACCTAGTGTGGGCGCCGGATCTGAATGACATGTCGTATTCGAAGACGACGCCTGCTGCGCAGCGTCCGCTGACCGATCGTCCCTTTCCTAACTGGGGCGAGGTGAACGACAGGCAGACCGGAGCGCAGGCGACGTATGAATCGCTGCAAATGGAGGCCAACCATCGTTTTGTGCATGGCTTCACTTTCGACTCAACGTATACGTGGGCGAAGAACCTTGCTGATAACCAGGGCCCGGTATCGACGGGCTTTGCCGCGGAAAACGGCAGCAATGTCGGTGGCGTCTCCACATACCTGTATGACCGCGGGCTCGATTTGGGCAATGTCTACGGCACGCGGCGTCATCGCTGGGTGACGACCGGAGTGTATGAGCTGCCCTTCGGACGCGGCAAGCAGTTCGGAGCGCGCATGAATAAGGCGGAGGATGCAGTCCTCGGCGGATGGCAGCTGAGCAGCATCTTCCTGTGGCAGACCGGACCTTATCTAACGGCGTACATTCCGAGCAACGATGCCGATCCTTCGGGCACCGGATCCGGCATTCTTTATGGACGCGACCAGCATCCGGATGTGATCGGCAAGATCACCCCGGTGCACCGGAGCCGCAACGAGTGGGTGAATCCGCAGTCGTTCGCCTGCCCGAGCATCACGGGATACACGGCCACATCTTATGCCGGCAACGCGTGCAGCGTTGGCGTGGACTCAAACCCCATCGGACGCTTCGGCAATGAATCAGTCGGCGACATCGAAGGCCCTGGCTCGGTGAACTGGTCGGCGGGTCTCAGCAAGCGGATCGCGATCACGGAGAGAGTACATCTGCGCGCGGAGACCACCTTCACCAACGTGCTCAATCACACCAACCTCAACGACCCGGAGCTGGATATCACGAATGCCAACTTTGGCAAGATCACTTCGTCACGCGGGTCGGATTTCGGCGGCAATCGTACCGGGCAGGTCTCCATGCGGCTTGAGTTCTAAGTGTTAGATCCCGACAGGATTTGCCGTGTTGTTTTTCACGAAATCTTAAACGATCACGCAGCTCATTGGCTTTGAAGGCCTTCGTCGCCGTTCAGTATTGTCCCCATACACAAACCTTGCTTGCATGGAGGCTGTTCTTACCTTTGAGTAAAGGTAAGAACAGCCTCTTGTCGCTATAAGCATTTTCAGTATTAGATTCTGGGAGCTCGCGCTTACCCGCACTCGATCAATACCTTGCGTAACTGGCGTCCATGGCGTATTGGGTTGCGGTCGATGCAGCCGTCAATCTAGCGAAGATTCATAGCACTGCCCACCTGTATTAACCCAGCGTTGAACCGGCGTGAGTATACATGCGGCCAGCCCGGAAGATGGCTTCGATTTGCGCTATCTCGAACCAGACAGACATTCTGAAGGAGGATTCATGAGAAAGCTTCTCGTCGCGCTCGTGGGTACTGTGGCCGCCAGTTGTTTTTTTTGCCAACCAGCCCTTAGTCAAACGGACATCCCGCTTCAGGGAGGGTCGGAGTGGAATCACAACCGTAATTCACCTATCGCGCCCATCGCGGCGATAGGTGTTCCCGGAACTTCGGAAGCGAATCCTTTTGTTAATTTCGACCAGGCCCGTGTTGATCCTCGCTTGCAGCTGCTCTTCATTTCAAGCCGCTCGTCGAAAGCCGTCGCCATTATCGATGCACTCACGCACAAGGAGGTCGGAGAGACGCCGGCTATTTTCGCGGGCGTTGGCATTGACAGTCCCCACTCTGGTCCGGATGGGAACGTAGTCGCCGGTCGCTACCTCTTTGCCGGGGACTATCCCAGCCTAGTAAGAGTGTTTGATCTTGGGGTAAGTGTTTCTTCGCCGACCGAGGTCGCCGAAATCTCAACAGGCGGAGCGTACCGAGCAGATGAGATGGACTATGATCCGGAGCATCAAGTCGTTATCGTTTCTAATGGCGATTCGACTCCCGCCTTTGTGACTCTGATTAGTACCACAACGCTTAAGATCGTGAAGCAGGTGGTCTTCGATGGCACGAATGGCACGCCCGACACGTCGCAGGGCGGCATCGGGAGTGTCATGTATAACTCTCGCACCCGCAAGTTTTTTATCAGCATTCCGGAGGTCGGATCGGATGTGACTGCCGGCGCGGTCGCGGTGATGGAGCCGACAACCGGAGAGGTGACGCAGGTGTTTTCGGGACTGGACAACTGCATGCCGTCGGGGATGGCGCAGGGGCCTGGCGAAAATGTTTTGGTCACCTGTGACCCAGGGTTCCCGGCGCCTGATCCGGTGCAGTTCGCACCTCGTACCTATGTGATTAACGGAAGAACAGGAGCAATTCTGGCCAATCTCACGCAGGTCGGTGGTGTGGACTACGGAGCGTATAACCCTGCCGATCATAAGTATTACCTGGGCGCGCGCGACTATTTCACAAGCCCAAGCGCAACGATCGCGTCTCCGGTGTTGGGGGTCATAGATGCCGATACGAATGAATGGATCGAAAACTTTCCTACGGGAACCG
Proteins encoded in this window:
- a CDS encoding winged helix-turn-helix domain-containing protein gives rise to the protein MSNQTVEARSPEATKREIYFFGGHRLEVKERRLWQGDVPVPLSPKAFDLLVVMLQSAGRLLEKDYLIRTVWPDSYVQDANLSVHIASIRKALGSTSATAQFIETIPKVGYRFVAPVSSACDAHRALAPAPASSEHAVAEYPRLPQLWMAVQSHGHWTSTALVLIAMLALACLVMLHWAKREKKVAETNTTTRPLIGPPGLFLQPAFSPDGQQLAYTWRSNRDSHQSVYVQRVSSGDRRLLADTGQDDYSPAWSPRGSEIAFLHSLGDNLPLQILAVDAKNPALRRIIGTICGANDAFRYPPALSWSPDAAMLVTTDCDNAAGGPSLARISVATGKKQELTHAPPRTVDDQAEFSPDGRWIAFRRSQGDSSDAIYLIASTGGQERRLTSDSNPIDGLAWSPDGTRIFFSSGRATSLGSIWSLPVGGGSPTAVTTPLTHTSSPAVSPVGRLMAYVDSPNNASVWRLSLNAQHDLEPFISSTFFDASAVYSPDGKRIAFRSDRSGANELWVCNSDGSQPQEITHFDGPMTGSPRWSPDGRSIAFDSRARGRSDIFVISVSGGQPTRLTDSSATGSDNVVPAWSHDGRTLYFSSNRSGAWQVWRHNLRSGAESQITMHGGFDAMETGDGCALIYVGDMNQNILHRLSLSSAGRDVEIASLGPGLWHPWTITRDYLYYVKRAPFSNGTTLVRMELGSHKSQIIDVLPQAINDSISVSPDEHQLLFARRSTTNSSIMILDGWN
- a CDS encoding CynX/NimT family MFS transporter encodes the protein MPAARTFRSTGRGPAMAGYLLAIALTQFLSYFFAPLLPVLAQRYHVTLNTAAWTVLIFPLSSALISGAAGAIADRIGFARSIRSGLTSIAFFSLLRVFHDNFALLITCQFSIGLSIPFVLAPMSSFLAAHCAEEDRKRLTDLCTVFLFAGIGLSFFAAPWLMQNVGYRGTMPMLAVTAILLCILFSFSVSGASPTVQIATPRPSSTIHLLRNRNLVLLCVGGFLGQGCFNAILTWIAALWQGRGFPAQAAGLASSLTIFAGIAGSLLLPPILDRLLGMRSAFFACILPATCLIYPCLFADSPLHGYIAGSLIGFFQFPTLAMTFYVLDQSVSEEHMSFAIGIYWMMSNLGIFLVSYLAGILHSFAGWRAASLFIIMLMIGLFSIICFLHDPAEPEICG
- a CDS encoding TetR/AcrR family transcriptional regulator — encoded protein: MTTTVKPRRLPSQDRSKATVNQILLAAEALIARNGTGALKMREIAEQAEVPIGSLYMYFPNREAIIRTIVERYSTLIETDLSARVAQVKSTRELIALIGSIVNDYYKFLRSSPSLINLWTGSLYNKSLTELSIADSRRTAEILYHASKPFLTPRQRQRALPCFLVCVDTIGSIANLAVSLKPAEGDAVIEELQKMLVAHVTALFDKDMEVSAKKQAVPARRKSPDA
- a CDS encoding phosphatidylinositol-specific phospholipase C1-like protein; translated protein: MKSLSTRVPSMMLAAVFAALSAQAVMAQAGDTPVRINQIQVIGSHNSYHAGLLPGIAKLLEAKNPEVFRTLDYSHPPLEVQLDHGIRQIELDIYADSKGGLYAHPFGPKLVAEAGLPADPDPYPHGEMLQPGFKVMHVQDIDYASNCQPFITCLRIVKQWSEAHPAHVPIFILVETVQEVPDDKLPWTKPEAFTPALFDALDAEIRSVFHDSEMITPDQVRGRSATLNASILHHGWPTLKQARGKVIFLMDQKPVGPIYLQGHPGLRGRVLFTNATPGDPDAAFVEQNDDSAKQINALVRQGYLVRARADEDTVQARTNDTRRRDEVMRSGAQMISTDYPAAEPSRWTKYSVALPGDAAARCNPVNAPAHCVDAQMEAPR
- a CDS encoding TonB-dependent receptor; its protein translation is MMRSLLRHSLGCVAALCLLFAAPVLFAQSTQSTILGTVTDPSGAVVPGVRIRITNTDQGTSASYATNRAGAFQVQNLLPGKYTLEASRDGFETKLVEDLQLTARQQLRVDVNLVVGSAHQEVIVDASSAGAIETESPSIAATLSTQSVMSLPANYRASGSTSPLNLIQALPGVQPDTATGTTSPTANGTPTVSFSVQGGQPFQTETSVDGISTQSMRNNTPLSDAFPSAESVSEIRVDGVDNNAEFGQAGEVTTVTKSGTNQYHGSFFWYHQNRALDAVAYGTPTDAAGQPEKPQKIGNDFGASVGGPLVLPRLYDGHDKTFFFGTYEGFRFPRQSTIQDLVPTQLMQEGNFSEEVPNGSLYDAYTGGVYANNIVTPINASANPFLKFFPLPNVGNYQTVEAAEAGPGYNYAANRDSGYNSNQGDARIDHRFGDRLQAFARYTYKDITLLDPQDLNVTSVTDFDNYRILASSFIYTITPSLVDEFRFGFTYERNGLKNALDGAPYTNAAGFDSVGSNYPVDGMTEIYFPNLTMLAAGNINQTSRSHLFQYTDNLTWNKGSHTAKFGFDIRTLQSLTTLGTADLNNVSVFIFTGNFTGALIGNDYPNAQYADFLAGIPAETQYYGLTPQNDGRSTYYAGYVQDQWKALPTLTFSYGIRYEFHPAYHDADGAIGNFDPANAQTGAVIYPDGYKSLLDPTFLASFDACGYGPATTDFAACTPVLSNSQAHLPNSLRKSVKDRFLPRFGFAWRPFNDDKTAVRGGFGVYNTTLLGSIFFSMTDTLQAATLVYQNGINSSTGALDYAWPQTSPVSATNTPDYGTASFGTANEINWKDPYSMQWNLSIDHEFKGDIGTRISYIAMKTDDLVWAPDLNDMSYSKTTPAAQRPLTDRPFPNWGEVNDRQTGAQATYESLQMEANHRFVHGFTFDSTYTWAKNLADNQGPVSTGFAAENGSNVGGVSTYLYDRGLDLGNVYGTRRHRWVTTGVYELPFGRGKQFGARMNKAEDAVLGGWQLSSIFLWQTGPYLTAYIPSNDADPSGTGSGILYGRDQHPDVIGKITPVHRSRNEWVNPQSFACPSITGYTATSYAGNACSVGVDSNPIGRFGNESVGDIEGPGSVNWSAGLSKRIAITERVHLRAETTFTNVLNHTNLNDPELDITNANFGKITSSRGSDFGGNRTGQVSMRLEF
- a CDS encoding YncE family protein; this encodes MRKLLVALVGTVAASCFFCQPALSQTDIPLQGGSEWNHNRNSPIAPIAAIGVPGTSEANPFVNFDQARVDPRLQLLFISSRSSKAVAIIDALTHKEVGETPAIFAGVGIDSPHSGPDGNVVAGRYLFAGDYPSLVRVFDLGVSVSSPTEVAEISTGGAYRADEMDYDPEHQVVIVSNGDSTPAFVTLISTTTLKIVKQVVFDGTNGTPDTSQGGIGSVMYNSRTRKFFISIPEVGSDVTAGAVAVMEPTTGEVTQVFSGLDNCMPSGMAQGPGENVLVTCDPGFPAPDPVQFAPRTYVINGRTGAILANLTQVGGVDYGAYNPADHKYYLGARDYFTSPSATIASPVLGVIDADTNEWIENFPTGTDAHSVTVNPFNNQIFVPIEDPNSLCGTLPGCVAVFTDAHQGERW